The following are encoded in a window of Nocardioides houyundeii genomic DNA:
- a CDS encoding energy-coupling factor transporter transmembrane component T family protein — MSQGTSALLLGSYRPGHTWLHRLPAGAKLVGLMLASVVVVALRGPGTALGALAVSVAVVASSGMGLRLTLRALRGILLVALMLAAFAAWQRNWALAVEQVADLVALVLLATVLTATTGVDAILDAITHGLRPLSRVGVNPERVALAFSLVLRAIPTTMEIAQETRAAARARGLERDPRALLTPMVIRSVAHARHTGEALHARGIGDD; from the coding sequence ATGAGTCAGGGCACCAGCGCCCTGCTGCTGGGCAGCTACCGGCCCGGCCACACCTGGCTGCACCGGCTGCCCGCCGGCGCCAAGCTGGTGGGCCTGATGCTGGCCAGCGTCGTGGTGGTGGCGCTGCGCGGTCCCGGCACCGCCCTGGGCGCCCTCGCGGTCTCCGTCGCGGTCGTCGCCTCCTCCGGCATGGGACTGCGCCTCACGCTGCGCGCACTGCGCGGCATCCTGCTCGTCGCGCTGATGCTGGCCGCCTTCGCGGCCTGGCAGCGCAACTGGGCGCTGGCCGTGGAGCAGGTCGCCGACCTCGTCGCCCTGGTCCTGCTCGCCACGGTGCTGACGGCCACCACCGGCGTGGACGCGATCCTGGACGCCATCACCCACGGCCTGCGCCCCCTGAGCCGCGTCGGGGTGAATCCCGAGCGGGTGGCGCTGGCCTTCAGCCTGGTGCTGCGTGCCATCCCCACCACCATGGAGATCGCCCAGGAGACCAGGGCCGCGGCCCGGGCCCGGGGCCTGGAGCGGGACCCCCGAGCACTGCTGACCCCGATGGTGATCCGCTCGGTCGCGCACGCCCGGCACACCGGTGAGGCACTGCACGCGCGCGGCATCGGCGACGACTGA
- a CDS encoding energy-coupling factor ABC transporter ATP-binding protein, whose protein sequence is MSRIELDRVVVTAPTTDGELVIVQETSLVLTEQRIALIGPNGSGKSTLARLLNGLVTPSAGHVRVGDLDAATQGREVRRRVGFVFTDPSAQLVMPTVVEDVALSLRRAHKDKEERRRAAVAVLDSFGIAELADRSVHALSGGQRQLLAIAGVLACDPEVVVADEPTTLLDLANSRLIGDLLLALPQQLVLLTHDLDLAARCDRALVMSQGRVVFDGSASDAVAHYRATA, encoded by the coding sequence GTGAGCCGCATCGAGCTGGACCGCGTGGTCGTCACCGCCCCCACCACCGACGGCGAGCTGGTCATCGTGCAGGAGACGTCGCTGGTCCTCACCGAGCAGCGCATCGCCCTGATCGGCCCCAACGGGTCGGGCAAGTCCACGCTGGCACGGCTGCTCAACGGCCTGGTCACCCCCTCGGCGGGGCACGTGCGGGTCGGAGACCTCGACGCTGCCACGCAGGGCCGCGAAGTGCGTCGCCGCGTGGGCTTCGTGTTCACCGACCCCTCGGCGCAGCTGGTGATGCCCACGGTGGTGGAGGACGTCGCACTGTCGTTGCGCCGCGCCCACAAGGACAAGGAAGAGCGCCGCCGCGCCGCGGTGGCCGTGCTGGACTCCTTCGGGATCGCCGAGCTGGCCGACCGCAGCGTGCACGCCCTGTCCGGCGGTCAGCGCCAGCTGCTGGCGATCGCCGGCGTGCTGGCCTGCGACCCCGAGGTCGTGGTCGCCGACGAGCCGACCACCCTGCTGGACCTGGCCAACAGCCGGCTCATCGGGGACCTGCTGCTGGCGCTCCCCCAGCAGCTGGTGCTGCTCACCCACGACCTCGACCTGGCCGCGCGCTGCGACCGGGCCCTGGTGATGTCGCAGGGCCGGGTGGTCTTCGACGGGAGCGCGAGCGACGCGGTGGCGCACTACCGGGCGACAGCATGA
- a CDS encoding biotin transporter BioY, with translation MTSGNRRSSTDIALIAGFAALICVCAILPSIKLTGPVPITLQTFGVLLAGAVLGARRGLLAVLLYLAVGAAGLPVFSGGRAGLAVFQGPTVGYLVGFPLAALCCGFLVQRLPRKQVATSTPLLFAAGLVSSALFIHTLGMAGLVWRAPMSWSAAWDTDKIFWIGDVLKNIAMALVATAVHRAFPDLLGTRRTGAEKPRETITA, from the coding sequence ATGACCTCCGGCAACCGCCGCTCCAGCACCGACATCGCGCTGATCGCCGGATTCGCGGCGCTCATCTGCGTGTGCGCCATCCTGCCGTCGATCAAGCTGACGGGCCCGGTGCCGATCACCCTCCAGACCTTCGGCGTGCTGCTGGCCGGCGCCGTCCTGGGCGCTCGCCGCGGCCTCCTGGCGGTGCTGCTCTACCTCGCCGTCGGGGCCGCTGGACTGCCGGTGTTCTCCGGTGGCCGAGCGGGCCTGGCCGTCTTCCAGGGCCCGACCGTGGGCTACCTGGTCGGCTTCCCCCTGGCCGCCCTCTGCTGCGGGTTCCTGGTGCAGCGACTGCCGCGCAAGCAGGTCGCCACCTCCACTCCCCTGCTCTTCGCCGCCGGCCTGGTCAGCAGCGCCCTGTTCATCCACACCCTGGGCATGGCCGGCCTGGTCTGGCGCGCACCGATGAGCTGGTCGGCGGCGTGGGACACCGACAAGATCTTCTGGATCGGCGACGTGCTCAAGAACATCGCGATGGCCCTGGTGGCCACCGCGGTGCACCGCGCGTTCCCCGACCTGCTGGGCACCCGGCGTACCGGCGCCGAGAAGCCACGGGAGACCATCACCGCGTGA
- a CDS encoding TetR family transcriptional regulator — protein sequence MRYHRGDIVERAIEVLDQYGLADLTMRRLGSELGVQPSALYHHFANKQSLLGAVADELLARGLRPPVEGPWDDQVQAVCVQLRDAMLAWRDGAELVATVHAFGLGARAAYDAMVGALADSGLPDQMVPTAARALLHLVFGHTAEEQTQLQASSVGAIDLAPSESSDFTDSLALLLDGIRVRVSPGVPRRRAAPRAAPPR from the coding sequence ATGCGCTACCACCGCGGCGACATCGTGGAGCGGGCCATCGAGGTCCTGGACCAGTACGGGCTGGCCGACCTCACCATGCGTCGACTGGGCTCGGAGCTGGGGGTCCAGCCGAGCGCGCTCTACCACCACTTCGCCAACAAGCAGTCGCTGCTGGGCGCCGTGGCCGACGAGCTGCTCGCGCGCGGGCTGCGGCCACCGGTCGAGGGCCCCTGGGACGACCAGGTGCAGGCGGTCTGCGTGCAGCTGCGCGATGCCATGCTGGCCTGGCGCGACGGCGCGGAGCTGGTCGCCACGGTGCACGCCTTCGGCCTCGGCGCGCGCGCGGCGTACGACGCGATGGTCGGGGCGCTGGCCGACAGCGGGCTGCCGGACCAGATGGTGCCCACGGCTGCCCGGGCCCTGCTCCACCTGGTCTTCGGCCACACGGCCGAGGAGCAGACCCAGCTCCAGGCGAGCAGCGTCGGCGCCATCGACCTGGCGCCGAGCGAGAGCTCGGACTTCACCGACTCGCTGGCGCTGCTCCTGGACGGGATCCGGGTGCGCGTCAGCCCGGGTGTACCACGGCGCCGTGCAGCTCCGCGAGCAGCACCGCCCCGGTGA
- a CDS encoding pentapeptide repeat-containing protein — protein MTVEVHEDVTFNGDDWYGDDLGATRFVRCTFSQVDLSEVRTSGAVFEHCVFDGCRFNSSVHLASAFVACELRRCSLFDVTFEGCKVVGTTFAECTTRPMRILGGQWRGSSLRGANLTKLDLSGLDLREADLSLADLSGTLLRGTQLDGANLRDAKLVGADLVGASLDRVDLAAAQLRGTRLDLTGAVLLAELHGAVVHPG, from the coding sequence ATGACCGTCGAGGTGCACGAGGACGTCACCTTCAACGGCGACGACTGGTACGGCGACGACCTGGGCGCCACCCGGTTCGTGCGCTGCACCTTCAGCCAGGTGGACCTCAGCGAGGTGCGCACCTCGGGTGCGGTCTTCGAGCACTGCGTCTTCGACGGCTGCCGCTTCAACTCCTCGGTGCACCTCGCCTCCGCTTTCGTGGCGTGCGAGCTGCGGCGCTGCAGCCTGTTCGACGTGACTTTCGAGGGGTGCAAGGTGGTCGGCACGACGTTCGCCGAGTGCACCACCCGACCCATGCGGATCCTGGGCGGCCAGTGGCGCGGCTCCTCCCTGCGCGGGGCCAACCTGACCAAGCTGGACCTCTCGGGTCTGGACCTGCGCGAGGCGGATCTCTCCCTGGCCGACCTCAGCGGGACGCTGCTGCGCGGCACGCAGCTGGACGGCGCCAACCTGCGCGACGCCAAGCTGGTGGGCGCGGACCTGGTCGGCGCGTCGCTGGACCGGGTCGACCTGGCCGCGGCGCAGCTGCGCGGCACCAGGCTCGACCTCACCGGGGCGGTGCTGCTCGCGGAGCTGCACGGCGCCGTGGTACACCCGGGCTGA
- a CDS encoding sulfotransferase family 2 domain-containing protein has translation MIVSHQHRFIFLKTRKTAGTSVEIALSKICGPDDVITAISPEDEQLRAAAGGRPPQNFDAPPLPRRAYNHMRAQMVRNVVGAQVWNDYFKFAVERNPWDTVVSLYFWKFRERPGARTAPPFGEFVWEESVEKLAANQRIYRIRGAVAVDRVLRYERLTEELTQVWSDLGLPGEPALPRAKGSARPRRDYRDLYDDESRQRVADLFAASVRDFGYEF, from the coding sequence GTGATCGTGTCGCACCAGCACCGCTTCATCTTCCTCAAGACCCGGAAGACCGCGGGCACCAGTGTCGAGATCGCGCTGTCCAAGATCTGCGGGCCCGACGACGTGATCACCGCGATCAGCCCCGAGGACGAGCAGCTGCGGGCCGCCGCCGGTGGACGACCGCCGCAGAACTTCGACGCCCCGCCGCTGCCGCGCCGCGCCTACAACCACATGCGCGCCCAGATGGTCCGCAACGTCGTCGGTGCGCAGGTGTGGAACGACTACTTCAAGTTTGCGGTGGAGCGGAACCCCTGGGACACCGTGGTCTCGCTCTACTTCTGGAAGTTCCGCGAGCGGCCCGGAGCCCGGACCGCTCCGCCGTTCGGGGAGTTCGTCTGGGAGGAGTCGGTGGAGAAGCTCGCCGCCAACCAGCGGATCTACCGGATCCGCGGCGCCGTCGCCGTCGACCGGGTGCTGCGCTACGAGCGGCTCACCGAGGAGCTGACCCAGGTGTGGTCGGACCTGGGGCTGCCCGGGGAGCCGGCGCTGCCCCGGGCCAAGGGATCGGCGCGGCCCCGCCGCGACTACCGCGACCTCTACGACGACGAGTCCCGGCAGCGGGTCGCCGACCTGTTCGCCGCCTCCGTCCGGGACTTCGGCTACGAGTTCTGA
- a CDS encoding 2'-5' RNA ligase family protein: MRATQPGAQTPAAAAGGASREPGPWPGHSVLQVPVPPLEPWVRRRTAYYDTDFLSPDPAFTHAHITALGPFLPRHDPRTATRVTQVVARIEPFDFVLRRLATFPNGIVHLVPEPAEPFSRLTAALFEEFDQCPPYGGAFGVPQPHLTLDALSADVTEDSTRTSLGAAIPTRCRAERLDLAWYQAGGCRLLDSWTLGQTVGQTVGQTVGQRVGRDPDASVPAAQNS; this comes from the coding sequence ATGAGGGCCACCCAGCCCGGCGCCCAGACACCGGCTGCCGCAGCGGGTGGGGCCAGCCGGGAGCCGGGCCCCTGGCCGGGGCACTCGGTGCTGCAGGTGCCGGTGCCGCCGCTGGAGCCCTGGGTGCGCCGACGGACGGCGTACTACGACACCGACTTCCTCTCCCCCGACCCCGCGTTCACGCACGCGCACATCACTGCGCTCGGCCCGTTCCTGCCCCGGCACGACCCGCGGACCGCGACCCGCGTCACGCAGGTCGTGGCCCGGATCGAGCCCTTCGACTTCGTCCTCCGGCGGCTCGCGACGTTCCCCAACGGCATCGTGCACCTGGTTCCGGAGCCCGCCGAACCGTTCTCCCGCCTCACCGCGGCGCTGTTCGAGGAGTTCGACCAGTGCCCGCCGTACGGCGGCGCGTTCGGCGTCCCGCAGCCGCACCTGACGCTGGACGCGCTCTCCGCAGACGTCACCGAGGACTCAACCCGGACGTCCCTGGGCGCCGCCATACCGACCCGGTGCCGGGCCGAGCGGCTGGACCTCGCCTGGTACCAGGCGGGCGGCTGTCGGCTGCTGGACTCCTGGACGCTGGGCCAGACGGTGGGCCAGACGGTGGGCCAGACGGTGGGCCAGAGGGTGGGTCGGGACCCCGACGCCTCGGTCCCGGCCGCTCAGAACTCGTAG
- a CDS encoding 3-methyladenine DNA glycosylase: MPTATCDPVLDEPTWRARAQAHAARVEPFVAPHLARRETRVKHPVHDFLFTYYAQRPAQLRRWHPGFGVALRGADEHAGLKGYRCDGDLVTVARTYVDGQRVLLQTLARLLRSTAGRAPQFGCFGLHEWAMVYRLPQDGTRHSDWPLRLGPDGTDEVVEAHRISCSHFDAFRFFTPPARPLNLLQPAPHDRADLEQPGCLHATMDLYKHAFRLTPMICSDLVADCFELARDVRVMDMRAAPYDLSGLEVDGQPFLPVRIETPEGKQEYVAAQRGFSERAAPLRARLLAECDRLLALAPVPA; encoded by the coding sequence GTGCCCACGGCCACGTGCGACCCAGTTCTCGACGAGCCGACGTGGCGCGCCCGCGCGCAGGCGCACGCCGCACGGGTGGAGCCCTTCGTCGCCCCCCACCTGGCCCGCCGGGAGACCCGGGTCAAGCACCCCGTGCACGACTTCCTCTTCACCTACTACGCCCAGCGCCCGGCCCAGCTGCGCAGGTGGCACCCCGGCTTCGGGGTCGCCCTGCGGGGCGCCGACGAGCACGCCGGCCTGAAGGGATACCGGTGCGACGGCGACCTCGTCACCGTCGCCCGGACGTACGTCGACGGCCAGCGCGTCCTGCTCCAGACCCTGGCGAGGCTGCTCCGGTCGACGGCTGGGCGGGCACCTCAGTTCGGCTGCTTCGGCCTCCACGAGTGGGCCATGGTCTACCGGCTCCCCCAGGACGGCACCCGACACTCGGACTGGCCCCTGCGCCTGGGTCCCGACGGCACCGACGAGGTCGTCGAGGCGCACCGGATCAGCTGCTCGCACTTCGACGCCTTCCGCTTCTTCACCCCGCCCGCCCGGCCCCTCAACCTGCTGCAGCCCGCGCCGCACGACCGCGCCGACCTGGAGCAACCGGGCTGTCTGCACGCCACCATGGACCTCTACAAGCACGCCTTCCGGCTCACCCCGATGATCTGCTCGGACCTCGTGGCCGACTGCTTCGAGCTGGCCCGCGACGTCAGGGTGATGGACATGCGCGCGGCGCCGTACGACCTCTCCGGGCTCGAGGTGGACGGCCAGCCGTTCCTGCCGGTGCGGATCGAGACACCCGAGGGCAAGCAGGAGTACGTCGCGGCCCAGCGGGGCTTCAGCGAGCGCGCGGCGCCGCTGCGCGCGCGACTGCTCGCGGAGTGCGACCGGCTGCTCGCGCTGGCGCCCGTCCCGGCATGA